In a single window of the Candidatus Hydrothermales bacterium genome:
- a CDS encoding CbiQ family ECF transporter T component, which yields MKHKFIDQFAYEKGFLQNLPARIKLLVLIFLLSILIAFPPNLYFYLVIFLILLTFLFISKVPPLYLLKRVMLITPFLMVIFFLSLLSNKSLTQFFFAIVRSILSVFSIIFFLSVTKIEEFIKLLERAPHGKLISLILSFLYRYFFILEDEFLRMKRSMVSKGKRPDFKSYLILSGFLFLRSYERSEKVLKAMISRGWSIEKLR from the coding sequence ATGAAACACAAATTTATTGATCAATTTGCTTATGAAAAAGGTTTTTTGCAGAACCTTCCCGCTCGTATTAAACTTTTAGTCCTAATATTTTTACTTTCCATCTTGATTGCTTTTCCTCCTAATTTATATTTTTATCTTGTCATTTTTCTGATCCTATTAACCTTCCTTTTCATATCAAAGGTTCCTCCTCTTTATCTTTTAAAGAGAGTTATGTTAATCACGCCATTTTTGATGGTTATTTTTTTTCTCTCACTTTTGAGCAATAAAAGTTTAACACAATTTTTTTTTGCCATAGTAAGGTCAATACTTTCTGTTTTTAGTATAATTTTTTTTCTATCAGTTACTAAAATTGAGGAATTTATAAAACTTCTTGAAAGGGCCCCACACGGAAAATTGATTTCTCTTATTTTATCCTTTCTGTATCGCTACTTTTTTATACTGGAAGATGAGTTTTTAAGAATGAAAAGATCAATGGTTTCAAAGGGGAAAAGGCCTGACTTTAAAAGCTATCTTATACTATCTGGTTTTTTGTTCTTGAGATCTTATGAAAGATCGGAGAAAGTATTAAAGGCGATGATTTCAAGGGGATGGAGTATAGAAAAGTTAAGATAG
- a CDS encoding ATP-binding cassette domain-containing protein: MIEVINLYKYYGDEPAIQGISFNVEKGEILGFLGPNGAGKTTTLRIITGYLYPTKGEVIIDGKKLHEDPLYCKRKLGYLPEDNPLYTDLTPREYLSFCADARGIKDKKKRLEEVMEKTQIKEVWEKPIGELSKGYRQRVGIAQALLHDPDALIMDEPTTGLDPVQIIEIRNLIKELSKEKTILLSTHILPEVEMLASRVIIIHKGIIRAEGKPYELSRKFKSKEINFVLKGDEREIREKISKLDFIASYEIERKEDGIHGKFIPKDDGDAKEKFAKFAYENRFLILELYSKSLGLEEIFVELTKEEKSERD, encoded by the coding sequence ATGATCGAAGTCATTAACCTTTATAAATACTACGGCGATGAACCTGCTATCCAAGGAATATCCTTCAACGTAGAAAAAGGCGAAATCCTGGGATTTTTAGGGCCAAACGGAGCAGGTAAAACAACAACCCTAAGAATAATAACAGGCTACCTATACCCAACAAAGGGAGAAGTAATCATCGACGGAAAAAAGTTACACGAAGACCCCCTATACTGCAAAAGAAAACTAGGATACCTCCCAGAAGATAACCCCCTTTACACCGATCTAACTCCAAGAGAGTACCTAAGCTTTTGCGCAGACGCAAGAGGCATAAAAGACAAAAAGAAAAGACTTGAAGAGGTAATGGAAAAAACCCAGATAAAAGAAGTATGGGAAAAGCCCATAGGAGAACTATCTAAAGGTTATAGACAAAGAGTAGGCATAGCACAAGCCCTGTTACATGACCCAGATGCCCTGATAATGGATGAACCTACCACAGGGCTCGATCCAGTACAAATCATTGAGATAAGAAATTTAATTAAGGAGCTATCTAAAGAAAAAACGATTCTCCTTTCAACCCACATTCTTCCAGAAGTAGAGATGCTCGCTTCAAGAGTTATTATAATTCACAAGGGAATAATAAGAGCTGAAGGAAAACCCTATGAGCTCTCAAGAAAATTTAAATCCAAAGAAATAAATTTTGTTTTAAAGGGAGACGAAAGAGAAATAAGAGAAAAAATTAGTAAGTTAGATTTTATTGCTTCCTATGAAATTGAAAGGAAAGAGGATGGTATTCACGGTAAATTTATTCCAAAGGATGATGGTGATGCTAAAGAAAAATTTGCCAAATTTGCTTACGAAAACAGATTCTTAATTTTAGAGCTCTATTCAAAATCTCTTGGACTTGAAGAAATTTTTGTTGAATTAACTAAGGAGGAAAAAAGTGAGAGGGATTAA
- a CDS encoding GldG family protein: MKKNKLYLACGVLALLNIFLLNIFLKNFVYRIDLSQKKIYTLHPVSKEVLRSLKDYLNIEVYMSSKLPAEMNPHKQDLFDLLEEYRNYSRGLLKYAVYYPDKNKDIELKVRRIGIPEITFNVVEKDQVKVVNGNFGLAIFYRDKKEIIPVITETENLEYDLTSKILKLIEAENIKTVGLLFLGQKQENYSLVRRELEKIFNIRILSLIGKIPDDVSVLLVFGNKKLTPKELYNLDQFIIRGGKVIFFLQPVEIDYEKFIAKPLFEKDLEFLKNYGIYLKPNIVKDPTIPFIPIMTGQRIVYVPYHYFVKIMPKGVKHHFARDLTQLVLFWPSAIDTLENKDKKFKYTTK, from the coding sequence ATGAAAAAAAATAAATTATATTTGGCCTGTGGAGTCTTAGCACTCCTTAATATTTTTCTTTTAAACATATTTTTAAAAAACTTTGTTTATAGAATCGATCTCTCACAGAAAAAGATATATACTCTCCATCCCGTTTCCAAAGAAGTTTTAAGAAGTCTTAAGGACTACCTGAATATAGAAGTTTATATGTCAAGTAAACTTCCTGCTGAAATGAATCCACATAAACAGGATCTTTTTGATTTACTTGAAGAGTATAGAAACTACTCAAGAGGACTTTTAAAGTATGCTGTTTATTATCCTGATAAAAACAAGGATATAGAATTAAAGGTAAGAAGAATTGGTATACCAGAAATAACTTTCAATGTAGTTGAAAAGGATCAGGTTAAGGTTGTTAACGGTAACTTTGGACTTGCTATATTTTATAGGGACAAGAAAGAAATTATACCTGTTATTACCGAAACAGAGAACCTTGAGTACGATCTTACTTCAAAAATTCTTAAATTAATAGAGGCTGAAAATATAAAAACTGTTGGACTTTTATTTCTTGGTCAGAAACAGGAAAATTATTCATTAGTCAGAAGAGAGCTTGAAAAAATCTTTAATATTAGAATTTTGTCGCTTATAGGCAAAATTCCCGATGATGTAAGTGTTCTTTTAGTCTTTGGAAATAAAAAACTTACTCCAAAGGAACTTTATAACTTAGACCAATTTATAATAAGGGGCGGAAAAGTTATTTTCTTTTTGCAACCAGTTGAAATAGACTATGAAAAATTTATAGCTAAACCTCTTTTTGAAAAGGATCTTGAATTTCTAAAAAACTACGGTATTTACCTTAAACCAAATATTGTTAAAGATCCAACTATACCCTTTATTCCTATTATGACAGGACAGAGAATTGTCTATGTGCCCTATCACTACTTTGTAAAGATCATGCCAAAGGGCGTTAAACATCACTTTGCTCGCGACCTCACACAACTTGTACTGTTTTGGCCTTCTGCAATAGATACATTAGAAAATAAAGATAAGAAATTTAAATACACAACCAAATAA
- a CDS encoding energy-coupling factor ABC transporter permease: MHIPDGFLDAKTLAVTSAVSYLTFFYSGKKILKKIEAEKVPLLGLSAAYVFLLSSISFPLPFGTSVHLQGSFFISLILGPFSAFFINFLSLLLQALLLSHGGILTLGANALNIAFLGCILGFYLYKFLTRILLKFENVVIFFVALLTILIGSLLVALELHFSGKISFQKSAFIIIFSHAISGSLEGIFTVFLFNFIKKLKPKLLEIEKI, from the coding sequence ATGCACATTCCTGATGGTTTTTTAGATGCAAAGACACTTGCTGTTACGAGTGCAGTTTCCTATTTAACTTTTTTTTATTCTGGAAAAAAAATATTAAAAAAAATAGAGGCGGAAAAGGTACCCCTTTTAGGTCTTTCAGCGGCCTATGTTTTTTTATTAAGTAGCATAAGTTTTCCCTTACCCTTTGGAACTTCGGTTCACCTACAGGGAAGTTTCTTTATCTCTCTTATTCTTGGTCCATTTTCAGCATTTTTTATAAATTTTTTATCTCTATTACTTCAGGCTCTACTACTTTCTCACGGAGGAATCCTTACACTCGGTGCAAATGCACTAAACATTGCCTTTTTAGGTTGTATCTTAGGCTTTTACCTTTATAAATTTTTAACAAGAATTTTACTTAAATTTGAAAATGTTGTTATATTTTTTGTGGCACTCTTAACTATTCTCATTGGAAGTTTACTTGTAGCGTTAGAACTTCACTTTTCGGGGAAAATTTCTTTTCAAAAAAGTGCCTTTATAATTATCTTTTCTCATGCAATCTCTGGTTCGCTTGAAGGGATTTTTACAGTTTTTCTCTTTAATTTTATAAAAAAGTTAAAGCCTAAACTTTTAGAAATCGAAAAGATATGA
- a CDS encoding ATP-dependent DNA ligase, whose protein sequence is MKLKEVVILSKRLSEISSIKEKINLLLDFFSKLKKEEFKIAISLLIGKAPYGKLQLGLKSLSNFFSLKEGEDSVELLEIDNILKELSKIKGAGSQRRKLNIVYNLFRKLSQIEREFFLLFIIGEVRQGVSKGILKKAISKFLNIKEEEIDEISLRRGDFLDMVDNLLSLEFETLKEFSFQVFKPFLSMLGVIIHTLEDLPKGSYAVEYKVDGIRIQVHKKGNDVRIFSRNLRDITTNLLEIKEIIKNWNGDFVLDGEAVVFDRENRIIPFQDIISIVARKKREKVSSIKPIFFDIVYKDGEQLFKYKNSERWKILKETVPEDFLIKRIETDKKEEIERFFHQSIEEGNEGIMIKKIDSPYFIGSRKNYWFKLKKVYTLDLVILEAEWGHGRRKNWLSDFLLGCLSRDGKKFLPLGKTFKGLSDSEFEEITKILLTKKIEEKENGIVVKPELVVEVDFSEIVRSPFYESGYALRFARIRRIRSDKDVNDIAKIDDIESIFKEFRRKKGDLV, encoded by the coding sequence ATGAAGTTAAAAGAAGTTGTAATACTTTCTAAAAGATTAAGCGAAATTTCTAGTATAAAAGAAAAGATTAACTTACTTTTAGATTTTTTCAGTAAATTAAAGAAAGAAGAATTTAAGATAGCAATATCACTTTTGATAGGGAAGGCTCCCTATGGAAAACTACAGCTCGGTTTAAAAAGTCTCAGCAATTTTTTTTCTCTAAAAGAGGGAGAAGATAGTGTTGAACTTTTGGAAATAGATAATATTTTAAAAGAGTTAAGTAAAATAAAGGGAGCTGGATCTCAGAGAAGAAAATTAAATATAGTTTACAATCTCTTTAGAAAACTCAGTCAAATTGAGAGAGAGTTCTTTTTGCTCTTTATAATTGGAGAGGTAAGACAGGGTGTTTCAAAGGGGATACTAAAGAAAGCAATCTCAAAATTTTTAAATATAAAAGAAGAAGAAATCGACGAAATTTCACTAAGAAGAGGAGATTTTCTAGATATGGTAGATAATTTATTAAGCTTAGAGTTTGAGACCCTAAAAGAGTTTTCTTTTCAAGTATTTAAACCCTTTTTATCTATGTTAGGTGTAATCATACATACACTGGAGGATCTTCCAAAGGGAAGTTATGCAGTGGAATACAAGGTTGACGGAATAAGAATTCAGGTTCACAAAAAGGGTAACGATGTTAGGATTTTTTCAAGGAATCTTAGAGATATAACTACGAATCTTTTAGAAATAAAGGAGATTATTAAAAATTGGAATGGTGATTTTGTTTTAGATGGCGAAGCCGTTGTTTTTGATAGGGAAAACAGAATAATTCCCTTTCAGGACATAATAAGTATAGTAGCAAGAAAAAAGAGGGAAAAGGTCTCATCAATAAAACCCATCTTTTTTGATATTGTCTATAAAGATGGTGAACAGCTTTTTAAGTATAAAAATTCCGAAAGATGGAAAATATTAAAAGAAACAGTGCCAGAAGATTTTTTGATCAAAAGAATTGAAACTGATAAAAAAGAAGAGATTGAGAGATTCTTTCATCAAAGTATAGAAGAAGGCAATGAGGGTATAATGATAAAAAAGATAGACTCCCCTTATTTTATAGGTTCAAGAAAGAATTACTGGTTTAAATTAAAGAAGGTATATACTTTAGATCTTGTTATTCTGGAGGCAGAGTGGGGACATGGAAGAAGAAAAAACTGGCTTTCTGATTTTTTACTTGGATGCCTTAGTAGAGATGGTAAAAAATTTTTACCACTTGGAAAAACCTTTAAAGGTCTATCAGATAGTGAATTCGAAGAGATAACAAAAATTTTACTTACCAAAAAAATAGAGGAAAAGGAAAATGGTATAGTTGTTAAACCTGAACTTGTTGTGGAAGTGGATTTTTCAGAAATAGTTAGATCACCTTTTTATGAAAGTGGATATGCCCTAAGATTTGCAAGAATAAGAAGAATAAGAAGTGATAAAGATGTAAATGATATAGCGAAAATTGATGATATTGAAAGTATTTTTAAAGAATTCAGGAGGAAAAAAGGAGATCTAGTTTAA
- a CDS encoding ABC transporter permease subunit, with product MRGIKAIFVKEFLTYFNSTIGYLWLVVFIGLNFWLFFRGFFLMPEADLRPMFSMFPVLFIIFIPAITMRLWAEEKKLGTLEILFSLPLRTEEIILGKFLAAVSFFGISLLLTLPLPIVLSFLGNLDWGSVISGYIGSFLLGSTLISLGMFLSGFTRNQIVAFILAASLSFLLYIIGEEIIISFLTGFWAELFSTLSIKTHFESIARGVIDLRDVIYYLSFIVFFLYANYLHLEVAR from the coding sequence GTGAGAGGGATTAAAGCAATATTTGTAAAAGAATTCCTTACATATTTTAATTCAACTATAGGGTATCTTTGGCTTGTCGTATTCATCGGTCTTAATTTTTGGCTATTTTTTAGAGGTTTCTTCCTGATGCCTGAAGCAGATTTAAGACCAATGTTTTCAATGTTCCCTGTTCTTTTTATAATTTTTATTCCTGCTATAACTATGAGACTTTGGGCCGAAGAAAAAAAACTTGGAACTCTTGAGATCCTCTTTTCTTTGCCTCTAAGAACTGAAGAAATAATACTTGGAAAGTTTCTTGCAGCAGTCTCTTTTTTCGGAATATCTTTACTTTTAACACTCCCACTACCCATTGTTCTTTCCTTTTTAGGTAATTTAGACTGGGGTAGCGTTATTTCAGGATACATCGGTTCTTTTCTTTTAGGGTCAACTTTGATTTCACTTGGGATGTTTCTTTCTGGATTCACGAGGAACCAAATTGTAGCCTTTATTTTAGCTGCTTCACTCTCTTTTCTTTTATATATAATTGGCGAAGAAATTATCATATCTTTTCTTACGGGCTTTTGGGCAGAGCTTTTTTCAACCCTTTCTATTAAAACCCACTTTGAAAGTATCGCAAGAGGTGTAATTGATCTTAGAGATGTCATCTATTATCTTTCTTTTATAGTATTTTTTTTATACGCTAACTATTTACATCTGGAGGTAGCAAGATGA
- the speE gene encoding polyamine aminopropyltransferase: MYFSEKQSRGTEFKIKIQKVLFRKKTKYQLVEIFESLDWGKVLAIDSLFMVTEKDEFFYHESLVHPLLSTIKEPSEVLIIGGGDGGALKEVLKHPVKKIIQVEIDEEVFKACRDFFPWAKKAYKDKRVNLIFEDARDFVKKTKKKFDVIILDTSDPVGPAKVFYTEEFYDNLKKILKRNGGISLQAESPIFHLKIIKRLYNILKKKFKSVFPYLSPMPTYPGGLWLYFLVFKTKRSNLKPIRIPKETKYYNRDIHEGCFKIPEFLKKHLKIL, translated from the coding sequence ATGTACTTCTCTGAAAAACAATCAAGAGGAACTGAATTTAAAATAAAAATACAAAAGGTACTCTTTAGAAAAAAAACTAAATATCAACTTGTAGAAATCTTCGAGAGTTTAGATTGGGGTAAAGTTCTTGCTATTGATTCACTTTTTATGGTAACTGAAAAGGATGAGTTCTTTTACCATGAATCTTTAGTTCATCCCTTGCTTTCAACTATAAAAGAGCCCTCAGAAGTTTTAATAATAGGGGGTGGGGATGGAGGAGCTTTAAAAGAAGTGCTTAAACATCCGGTAAAAAAGATTATTCAGGTTGAAATCGATGAGGAGGTCTTTAAAGCTTGCAGAGACTTTTTTCCATGGGCTAAAAAGGCTTATAAAGATAAAAGAGTCAATTTAATCTTTGAGGATGCAAGGGATTTTGTTAAAAAAACAAAGAAAAAATTTGATGTCATAATTCTTGACACCTCTGACCCAGTAGGACCTGCAAAAGTTTTTTATACCGAAGAATTCTACGATAATTTGAAAAAAATCTTAAAAAGAAATGGTGGAATTTCTCTTCAAGCTGAATCTCCTATATTTCATTTAAAAATTATAAAAAGACTATATAACATACTGAAAAAGAAGTTTAAGAGCGTTTTTCCCTATCTCTCACCGATGCCTACTTATCCAGGGGGTCTTTGGCTTTATTTTCTTGTTTTTAAAACAAAAAGGAGCAATCTAAAACCAATAAGAATACCAAAAGAAACTAAATATTATAATAGAGATATCCATGAGGGTTGCTTTAAAATACCAGAATTTTTAAAAAAACACCTTAAAATTTTATAA
- a CDS encoding DUF4340 domain-containing protein, with protein sequence MIEKHLKFLGVTFIILLILTVITESPAFKRGRLPKEIEVSGVFKEENIAKITFKRGEEKLELKKLDGTWVVMEENHPRTADKEMIVRLIENLSSLKGKVYGKSESEYPYYNVDDKNGIFLSLFDKDNRKIFEIIVGKHGADFSTNFVRFPGKKEVLLVEKPIQSHIYSLHPSSWRNRKITEFKYEDAQRVEYSDKEQRFMLYKEGEKWIIDSPDLNADQSKIQNYVRMLSSVFSLGYIDTLNIEEYGGKEPFLSILVTLRNGGKQGFKVIEKIDNDRYLVKKEGDNYTLYTLSTHFVEVSLKKDKNWFLLEEVKKQE encoded by the coding sequence ATGATAGAAAAACATCTTAAATTCCTTGGTGTTACCTTCATAATTCTGCTTATATTGACAGTAATTACAGAAAGTCCAGCTTTTAAAAGGGGTAGGTTACCAAAAGAGATCGAGGTTTCAGGTGTGTTTAAAGAAGAAAACATAGCAAAAATTACTTTTAAAAGAGGAGAAGAAAAGCTTGAACTAAAGAAATTAGATGGAACCTGGGTGGTAATGGAGGAGAATCACCCAAGAACAGCTGATAAGGAAATGATCGTACGTTTAATTGAGAATTTAAGTTCACTTAAGGGTAAAGTTTATGGAAAAAGTGAATCCGAATATCCCTATTATAATGTTGATGATAAAAATGGGATTTTTCTTTCACTTTTTGACAAAGATAATAGAAAGATTTTTGAAATTATAGTTGGAAAACATGGGGCTGATTTTTCAACAAATTTTGTAAGATTTCCAGGAAAAAAGGAGGTCTTACTTGTTGAAAAGCCGATTCAATCGCATATATATAGCTTACATCCATCAAGTTGGAGAAATAGAAAAATTACTGAGTTTAAATATGAGGATGCTCAGAGAGTTGAGTACAGTGATAAAGAGCAGCGATTTATGCTATATAAAGAGGGTGAAAAATGGATAATAGATTCACCTGATTTAAACGCAGATCAGTCAAAAATTCAAAACTATGTAAGAATGCTAAGCTCAGTATTTTCACTTGGTTATATTGACACTTTAAATATAGAAGAGTATGGAGGCAAAGAACCGTTTCTATCTATCCTTGTTACTCTTAGAAATGGTGGAAAGCAGGGTTTTAAAGTTATAGAAAAAATAGACAACGATAGATATTTAGTAAAGAAGGAAGGCGATAACTATACCCTTTATACCCTTTCTACACATTTTGTAGAAGTTTCATTAAAAAAAGATAAAAATTGGTTTTTATTAGAGGAGGTGAAAAAGCAGGAATAG
- a CDS encoding MarR family winged helix-turn-helix transcriptional regulator, producing MNSIDVKIIYVFEKLVNLYKSLLWDTSKDIDISPLGIQVILFISENQKERRLPSIISEELGVKRATLSDSLRVLIEKNIIVEEKDLGDRRYKFLSLTEKGRALLRKILLHYRKEILKSLKNLTKEEKIEIFKILIKIITELQDKRIIKISPMCINCKNFIKDAFPDSDKKHLCKLTGRKMREHEIKVKCKRAVLN from the coding sequence ATGAATAGCATTGATGTAAAAATAATATATGTTTTTGAGAAGTTAGTTAATCTCTACAAGTCTTTACTTTGGGATACTTCTAAGGACATAGATATTTCGCCACTTGGTATTCAAGTAATACTTTTTATTTCGGAAAATCAAAAGGAGAGAAGGTTACCTTCAATAATATCGGAGGAGCTTGGAGTTAAAAGGGCAACCTTATCAGATTCTCTTAGAGTTTTAATTGAAAAAAATATAATAGTTGAGGAAAAAGATCTAGGTGATAGAAGGTATAAATTTTTAAGTTTAACTGAAAAGGGGAGGGCTCTCTTAAGAAAAATTCTTCTACACTATCGAAAGGAAATTTTAAAAAGTTTAAAAAACTTAACAAAGGAAGAAAAAATAGAAATTTTTAAGATACTAATTAAAATAATTACTGAATTACAGGATAAGAGAATAATAAAAATTTCGCCTATGTGTATAAACTGCAAAAACTTTATAAAAGATGCGTTCCCAGACTCTGATAAAAAACATCTATGCAAATTAACAGGTAGAAAAATGAGAGAGCACGAGATAAAAGTTAAATGTAAGAGAGCTGTCTTAAACTAG
- a CDS encoding ABC transporter ATP-binding protein, with the protein MEYRKVKIETINLSFSYEEKEDVLKDINLKIFENERISIIGENGSGKTTLLLCICGLLKFRGKVLIDGEDFKESLRRKIGFLFENPDDSLFMPRVYDDVAFGAKNYKIKGNLDEIVRNSLNRVGLKDFENKVSHHLSYGEKKRVSLASLLSYEPEIFLLDEPTLGLSPLARRKFMKLIKDLKGTIVIATHDVDFAIEISDRILFLKNGTIKREFQRSFRKDEIIKLFEEDSS; encoded by the coding sequence ATGGAGTATAGAAAAGTTAAGATAGAGACTATAAACTTGAGTTTTTCTTATGAAGAAAAGGAGGATGTGCTTAAAGATATAAACTTAAAGATTTTTGAAAATGAGAGGATAAGTATAATAGGAGAAAACGGGTCTGGTAAAACTACTTTACTTTTATGTATCTGTGGACTTTTAAAATTTAGGGGAAAAGTTTTAATTGATGGTGAAGATTTTAAGGAAAGTTTAAGAAGAAAGATTGGTTTTTTATTTGAAAATCCAGATGATTCACTTTTTATGCCAAGAGTTTACGATGATGTAGCTTTTGGTGCAAAGAATTACAAAATAAAGGGAAACTTAGATGAGATAGTTAGAAATTCCTTAAACAGGGTTGGGCTAAAAGATTTTGAAAATAAGGTATCCCATCATCTTTCATATGGTGAAAAAAAGAGGGTATCTCTTGCCAGTTTACTTTCTTATGAGCCTGAAATATTTCTTTTGGATGAGCCTACTCTTGGGCTTTCACCCTTAGCAAGGAGAAAGTTTATGAAGTTAATAAAGGATTTAAAAGGAACAATAGTGATTGCAACTCATGATGTAGATTTTGCAATTGAGATTTCTGATAGGATTTTGTTTTTAAAAAATGGTACTATAAAAAGGGAGTTTCAAAGAAGTTTCAGAAAAGACGAAATAATTAAACTTTTTGAGGAAGACTCATCTTAG
- a CDS encoding bifunctional nuclease family protein, whose product MKFFLYFFIFVKFVEVEVFEVIPQGGGGYTLVLRKVNSESLLFISIGENEGLSIIRALNKVNLKRPLTYDLMKNIIYKLGAKVEKVTIDKFEKDTYFASIHLRQGNRKIVVDARPSDAINLAIREKVKIYVNEKVFEKMKIDLEKKEEKEGIRL is encoded by the coding sequence ATGAAATTCTTTCTCTATTTTTTTATTTTTGTAAAATTTGTGGAAGTTGAGGTTTTTGAGGTAATTCCACAGGGAGGAGGTGGCTATACCCTGGTTTTAAGGAAAGTAAACTCTGAATCCTTACTTTTCATATCAATAGGAGAAAATGAAGGCCTATCTATAATAAGGGCATTAAATAAGGTTAACCTAAAAAGACCCCTTACCTATGATTTAATGAAAAATATAATTTATAAACTTGGTGCCAAGGTAGAAAAGGTTACTATAGATAAATTTGAAAAAGATACTTATTTTGCAAGTATTCATCTAAGACAGGGAAATAGAAAGATAGTCGTTGATGCAAGACCATCTGACGCAATAAACCTTGCTATCAGAGAAAAAGTAAAAATATACGTTAATGAAAAAGTTTTTGAAAAAATGAAAATTGATTTAGAAAAGAAAGAAGAAAAGGAAGGAATAAGACTTTAA